The genome window ATCGCATCCAGTGGGTTAAGTATCTGCAAGAAAGTTTGCAAAGTATCTTAAGCAAGGTAATATTtagataaaaataatcaaataatgaaatggataaataatattgtataataagACTCTTCAACATACTTATCTGAGAGTGCGCCTTAGTTGAATTGTAGTGCAAAACATAAAGAGATCATAGTTATAagataaatactatatatagagtGTAGCATATATAGTTGTGTAGTGATAATAAcatgttgtttaattttacacatttttattaaaattgatttaaacaataaatatacatttaacgGCAGTTAATTGGGTTCTGTCCTCATGCTTTACAAATCTTCActttaaatattgttgttcgtttcgtttttttttgctcattttgaGACTCATTTTGGGAGTCTGTTGGGAAAtgtacaatttgtttaaacaatagCAAATGCTTGATCGTCTCATCATCGAATGTTGCAGCTATTAAATATGACTGTGAGAAGCCAAATGAGAGCATATTTGATTCAATAGACCCTAGGCATAATTAGGCATTACATACATAGGTACAAAATAGTTTAAGCataatacaatacatacatcaTATTCATCATTTACATAGACActtttatgtacattttttataatattattattaaagatttagatataTTTCCATTCGCATTTCCCCGGGGGAAACAAGGCACCAGGCGtgtacttttcttttttgcttatCTCTTTCTTTTCTTGGTCCccaaatacacatatattattaataagatTTAAATATACACTTTATACGCTGGCTTCAAGgatcaacaaaaaaagggcGGGGCTTTTGTTCTATGGCTGCTTTTATAAGTTTTTACATTGTTTCTATACAAATTTCCAAAACGGGGGCAAATCCCAAGTGTGGCAAGGATTGCTTGAGGCAACTTTCAGGGATGGGGCAAGGGGTGTTTTTGCTGGGGGCAAGGCAAGCTTATGCggaatacatttatatatatagagagattGATCTATATAGACAAGTTGAAGTGGGGGAGCAATATATCATACAGGAGGGCGGCAGTAGGAGGAGCAGGAGTTGGCTGTGCTTAAGAtcgcatatacatacaatacatacatacatactcatTGTGCTGTTCGTTGTTCATCTTctctaaaaaaaactttgtacAAACTGTTCAGCTGGTTCAGGTCCTCTTCGCTTTCTGTAACTATTTAATTtctgtttactttttttgtttgttattcttcttttttgttgcttgttctCGTTTTAAGCAGTTAGAGCCGAGGAGTTTGTAAGGGTCTAACTTAATTAATGGGTATGGGGGGGAGTGTGATCGCCGCAGGTGGGGAAACCGGGTGGCACCGGTGGCAGATCCGCATTGGTGCCCACTTGCAATATCAAATTCATGCCGATCACAATGTGGAACAGGAAATGACAATGGAACAGCCAGAAGCCTAGAATAAGCAACGAGACAAGATTTAGTCAAATTTCCCACATGTGAAAATAAGTCATAGTTTACCGGGATTGTCGGCTCGGAAGCGCAGCACAACGTAACCATTGTTGGGCACAGCAATGGTGTCCTTGGTGGGCGGCAGATTATACTGTCTGTGCAACAAACCGCGTCTGTCCAGATCGAGAGCATGCTTCAAGTTAATCTTCTTCACGGTGGAATCCGGCGAGCGGCCAATACCAATCACACTGAAGCCATAGCCGTGCAAATGGAATGGATGTGACAGGTTGGGTTGTTGTACTGCAGGGAAAATCAGAGGTTGTAGTAAATGTATCTAACTATATTTATCCACATAATTGTGTTCCAAAACTGTTTCTATGCTTAACCTCAATGAACCGGTTTGGTTGAAAATTAGTTAGAGTCATAGTTGGGCTTTTTCTGACATGTTTAAGGTTATCTTTACTCAATGTAGTTGAGCATTTTATAATGTTTGTTATATACAAAAagtttcgaaaaaaaaaatcatggAAATAATTCTTACGTTGTCGACATTCAAAATAATCTTTACAAAGGTGAAAGCCTTTCTTATAGGTATTCTAAAATCAGTATTTGTAAAACATTTCATCCCCATTGTCTAAATTTAGGATTAATCATGAAATCTGGTCCACAATCAACCTCATCAACAGTTACTGATCTCATGAGCAGCAATAAGTTTTGCCTCCTTTCTATGGTATAATTACAGCCCCAATCATTCTTCAAGTATTTTCTTACCCTCATCAACCAGTACGACCTCGACAATCGCATTGAGGGGTATATCGATCTTATGGGTGCACATGCAGTTGGGTCCGCAGTCCGCGGGACGATTGTCACCGTTACAGAATTGCTCCGGATTGATTTCGTTGAACTGCGACGTAAGCGGTGCTGGTGCCGACAAATAAGAGATCTCATCGATCAGTGAGATGACATGATCACCCGTGGGAGCCACTGCAATTAAGAATTGTTAAGAACTTATCCACTTGCTCTTAGGCAGGTGAACTTACCAAGGAATCGGTTGTAGGTGTTGGGCTGGAAGAGATCCTCGGCACGGTAGACAAAGAAGCGGAAGGGCAGGAAGATCTTGACGTCAGGTTTCTCGGCAAGAATGCCGCGATCGATCTCCAGGGCGTTTTTCAATTGACTCACGCAGATGGCATCATTGCGTTGACGGTTACATTGCGCGTCCAAGGGGTTCATGacctttttgttgttgttgtcgttacgTTGTTCGTTACGTCATTGGGGTCAGAGGTGGTGTCGTAAGGTGTGTTCAGATtcatatatagatatatatacacatttgtgcgggaacaacaacaattgcagtgtggttttcgtgttgttgtttttttgtttgcatataTTACATTGCATTTCAAGTGgggtgttttgtttttggtttggtgGGAAGAAGATAGAGAAACGTATTTAGTTATGCAGTCTgatcactctctttctcttattCTCTCGATCTTGTGCtctctatttttatttatttacaacatAAAGTCTTATACATATGGATGTATTTACAATCTCTTagattataataaatgcatattataCAATGTACTTACAGATTCTCAGTCTCAACATGCGAATATAACGGGCGTTATCTGCTTACAAAGGGACTTTATACTTGGAAGAACTTATTCGTTGACTTTAAGAGTGCTAGCTAATGACTtctataattatttgtaaagtTGAAAGATAAAGAATTGCGATCGAGTATCGAAACTGCTTACTCTTGAGGAAAGGAACATAGTAAATAGATAATTTTAGGGGAACTGTTCTTTCctaaaaaagaataaagttTAAGGAAGAACCATGATAGCTATTCATTCAGGAaactttgttgttgatttaCTTATTAAATCACATGGTCATTCTCACAACTAATAACATAGGATTAATTAcgtttaatttcttttaataaatcCGATAAGAAACCATTATTACTATTGGAAGAAAAGTTCCTTGTGATCGAAAATAGCTGAACATTTCCAGCAGATAAACGTCTCCTAATATAGGGAATGAATAGAAGATAATCACCTCCCCAGCCATGTAGAGGCAGAAGATTCtagaaataaatttgactGCTGACTTGAGGGCTAACTACTTCCGCTCCGGAACTCGCGTTGCTTTCTTGGCAAGAAGGAAAACTCAAGAGATCGATGAAAGAAATGGTCACAACTTACCACACCCTGGGGAATGCCGACATCGTAGGTGGGAGGCGCGGAAGCGGGCTGATAAGGACCACGAGCATAGCGGAGAATGGCCAACTGCTGGGCACGACGGATACCGCACTCTCCAAGACCACGCAGCTGAATCCAGTAGGCTCCCACGGGTTGATCGGCAGTGATGATGAAGTCGTAACGTTCGCCTGTCAATAAAGATGTCAAAGGAGTTAAAAATGAGCGTGAAGACGGAAGCAGCGAGACGCACCTGAGAAGGAGATGATTGTATTGACATCAACTGGATGAACGGGTTCGCCATCGGTGGCAATGACAGTCATGCCGTGTCCCTCGATGGTCACCTGAGCCGGACAAACCGAGGCAAAAGCGTTGATCATGCGGAAACGATAGCGACGTCCCGGGGTGATAGTGAAGATCTCCAGAGGAGTGTTGGTCATGAAACCGGTGTTGGGATCACGGAACTGTCCCTTGCCGTTGATCAACATGGACTCGGGATCCTGACCGGTGTTGACGGCCAGACGACCCGGATAACGTTCAGCGGCATCCTCGTGCAACCAATCACTGATCAGCATAATGTGCGTGGTCAAATCGAAGTCATACAGATGCGAGTTGGGATCCCGAGAAGGCGGCTGACGCACCACAACGCTGCCATAGAGACCGTCGAGCTTCTGCAAACCGGTGTGAGCATGCCAGAAGTGGGTGCCGGCATTGCCCGTCCACTGGTAGCGGAAGGTGTTGCCCTGCTGGATGGGACACTGTGTGACGAAGGGGACACCGTCGTAGTACTGCGAGCCACGCTGCCAGATGCCGTGCCAATGGATGGTCACCTCCATGCCCTCCATGTGATTCTCCACATCGATCACCACTTTGTCATTCTCGCACACCTGAATACTTGGACCGGGTATCATGCGGTTGGCTGTGAGAATACCGCGTTCAACACCATCGGCCAACACGCACTGACAGTGACTCCAAACGGTGTTCGTTGCATTGGGCGTGCACACCTGGCAGGCACTGTAAGCgataaaataattaagttgTTTCGTTATTTAAGTCAATCATCAAATTCaagtttatttgtatttaatattgatcATTTTAATAGGGAATTCCACAaggaaagaaataaaataaaaaatccgAATAtgcattcattatttattcGTGGCAAAAATTGGGAAAGACCCAGTAAAAcctaataaaatcaaatacgAAAACTAGAATATGTACTGAAAGTTTCAGGGATATTATTACAAGTTGCTTCGCatgtaaattgaattgaattacaGATAAATCTGATTATGAATTtcagtaaagaaaaaaataaaagtgtggACAGGAAGTTAATCATGAGCACATTGATCACGTCCGGATGCGATGTGCAAATGGAGATTGATGTTGAATTGGATGTGGATGCAAATGGAATAATTTAATGCATTATAAtgcacaacaactacaacttaaGTGCTTCAACTTATGTCGTACGTGTCCAATGTGCGAATCACAGGCGGCTTAAAACGTCCACTAATTAAGTTGTCGTCTGCGATTACTCGCTTGTTTATAAGACAAGACGCTGTGGGATGCGAGGTTATTAAACTAGTAACTtgaaaaatcatatttatctCTGTTGTGCTCAAAGTTCGTTGACGAATTCAACTTAGAATTTTGTACTTGAAATCAGCATAAAAATACTtgtttattgatattattgCTTATCAAAGTTATTGGAATTGAACAGCACcgattttctaattaaatacCAACAATATGAATCTTTATTATCTGCAGGATTAATTTAATGGAGTTCAGTAACTTACGCGAATATCTAGAACAAATTTCATATCTTTTTGAAATTGAGGCTTATTTACAAAGTTAATGATCTTAAGAAATTATTAGATTAATActaatcaatattaaataaataaataaatagcaaaacaaattcTTCCTTTCATTTTCAATCTTCTGCATTTCTTTTCACTTTCTCATGacaatgttaattaaattgtcaaaaatgtcattaaaaaaatatgtgcgAATTTTTGCTTATGggaattttttttaaggtataaataaaaatgaagaagGATGATTAATGTGGAATACACTCATCAAAATGAAGGGAGAAAAAGCTTAATTGCACATTGTTTGCTTTAACTTTGCACCTTTGGAACTTTGAAAGAAAGTAAGGTGAGCGAGTTATTAAGCATTTTaacagttttattttaatgaactaAATGTCTAAGAGAATGtgagtttatatttttaacagtGTATTACTATGGTTGTATTTAACTCTTTTGTAGCTTTTGATATTCCTTAATTAGTTCTACGtatactattttaattttattaagtatCCGCTAGTTGTacataatttatgtaaacaaatttaaaaggaATCTAAAAGTATAGCTTGAGACTTCTTGCTGCTTACAAATCAGTcagtatactatatacatttgtattttatagtatcatacacatataatattaagttataCGTTGCCAAGAATGTAGAcagttgtttctttttttagatAGGAGTGCCTATTATTTCCCAGCCGCCTATTAAAAAAGTGAAGTTAAGTTGTTTTTGCACCTACTCGATTAGATGTTTCGCTGTTTATCGCTTGTGAATGaaatgcaacaactgcaattgaCAGAGCTGTCGAGGTTGTCGAACTATCTGTGAAACTATTGGCAATCGTTTGACACTGTAAATACTACTGCTATGCTAGTGGTTGTACTATTACTAACACCTTAGTACGCGAGTAGAGCTGTTATTAAGTGTGTCTATTGGAGCAGTAGGGCAACAGCGAAAAACTGAGGCTGAGATCAAGATTGAGACAGGCTGAGATTGAGGTTCGTAACCggagctgaaactgaagctgaagctgaggccAGTTTGCACTTGCAACTCGCAAAGTTGCAGATACGCGAACTCGAACTCGcagtcgctgccgctgtcgtAGCATTAGCATTTGCCTTTGTTGACTGAGctctttgtttgtttatttgccatAACAGCACTTGTGGCGTGGGAATAATTTGTTCGCcctcgcctcgcttcgcctcGTCCCACCTCTCGTCCCACCTGTCTTATTTCTCCTCTTCGCGGCGACAACACGGTGACAGCTTTGAGCTCAAGTTTTTTCCTGGTGCTTTAATTTTGATGTGGTGATTTGATGCTGTACTCGTATTTGCAACTAAAGTGAACTTGCCAGCTAGATACACGCAAGCTCTTATATGTCATTGACTCCTAATCCTACGGGttgagtgtgttttttttatggagGCCTTGATTGCAAGCGTGCTTTATGGATACATCAAGCCGTCTCAAGCTGATCTCATCCGACTTTCAACTTTATGGCTATGGCTTTTATATTGTTTCCGGTTTCAACTGCAGCTTCTTCCTACTCCACTGCTTCCATCTGCTATTTATGGCTACTTAGAGTGCTATTAACAATTGGGCGCCTGACTTGCATTAGAGTGCACATAAAAACTGGTAAGCAAGCCACAGCTCGACTCTGATCGACAACCAAAAGTGCGCTGTTCATTTTTAGagaatatttttgtacatatactatttttttttttttcttattactatttattactaaattaTAAGAAGAAAGTAAGAAGTAAACGGAAAGAAACTTGGTCAAATTCTAAACTAAAGCAGTtagttttgtaattttaaggAACTAAAAGACACAATACACAAAGACAGATTAGCGGAGACAAACTGACAAACAGACAGAACGAGACGAGCCAAAATATCGAATCGGTTGCCTACTTCCGCTTGCATTCTTAGTTTACGTTTCGAACCGACTTTTGTTCTTATGGGTTTTTACATagttttacaaataaatacatctTATACTTACGCTCCCAGCACAGTGTAGTACTCCAGAGTAAAGTGATAGTAGCAGATCCTAGGAGGTTCACCCTCTCGGCAGGCACGAGCACACTCATCGGGGGCGGAGAGAGCGGGATTGCGTCGCAGCTCGGCGGTGGCGCTGGTCGAGAAGTCTAGATGACGGAATGGCGACTTGGGATTGGGTTCCACAACGGTGCCGCTGATCTTGTTCGCCGGATACCTGGCGGAAGTGGGCAGAGTGCCGCGTGAGTTGAGGTAGCCGCTGCCGGCGGTGAGCGAAGGTTTGCCATTGGCGGCGACACCCGGAGAGGCTGGAGGCGCTCCGCTGCccaagctgttgctgctgagggGGACGGGGCGGGGCCCGCCTGCGGTCAGAGAGGGGTGCGTCTGAACGAGGCCATGCGTCGCCGAATAGAAGGGCGAATCGAAGGGCGTCGAGCTGCTGGGTGTGGCCACGTGCTGTTGCCAGTAAGATCCCGCTGATGTCTGATCCGGCTGTTTGtctgcaaacaacaaacaacaaacaaaataacaatttaattttgtctTAATACTTTCTATATTCATTtggtgtgtgttgttgtggtgtgtgtgtgtgtgtgtgtgtgtgtgtgtgtgtgtgtgtgtgtgtgtgtgtgtgtgtgtgtgtgtgtgtgtgtgtgtgtgtgtgtgtgtgtgtgaacttggcgcttttcaattaattttcaaactCGGTCTCGGGGCATAGGCAACTTCAACTTGAACGTAAACGCAAACTCAAACGCAAACAAAATCGTGCTCAGCCACGTTTTAAATTAAGTGCAAATTGGCCACAGTTTCTATATATCTGTATCtcagtatttgtatttctagctgtatttctttttgttttggttttttagttgtttttgcCATTCGGCTTTGTGCAATCGCTGGAGTTCAATCAGCtcaatgatgacgatgacgcaATGTGCGGCGCGTTTCGAGTAACTAATTAAGTGCAAAAGTCTTGTATTTGCTTTGACTAGAAGCCAAAGCCATTGGCAATAACTTTTTAATGGCCATAAGCGCTTTGagatttcgattttattgttttcaaccgaccacacacacacacacaccccaaAAACATACATTCACAATTTGTTCGTTTCTGATatgaacaaattaattttcgcCCCTCCTCGCACATCCAACagtacgtatacgtaatgtgcaAACGTGTGTCTTTAGTATAATGTACTAGTATTATACGCGAAAAAAGTGTTGCTTGCGGGCAATGCCATTATTATAGCAACACAAGCAGAAGCACTACAAAAgggaaatttcaaaataatgctACACTTTGCCCAACgacgtcgcgtcgcgtcgtcATCGCCTATTGTCTGTTGccttcgtttttgtttttgttttcgtttttaatcAAACACAGCTGCCGCATGCCCACATTTACCGTTGCAGCTCTACTCGTAGTACAATCAGCGTCCCACGCCCCAGTAcgcacctacacacacacactcatacatacacacacaccttgCAAATGCGCTTTGAGTGTGCTATCATTTAATAGAATTGCATGGGGAATAAACAAAAGATTGAGGACACGAACTTCACTTTAATTTGCCAGTTGCAATGTGGAATGTACGTGGCACGCATTTTCATTGATTAATCATTTGTTGGTGCAACTTTCCCTAGCATAAATggaaaacaattatttattatgtctATTTATAGGTCTTAAACAACATCATAATTACAATCGAACTACAAAAgtcaatatataattaaaacattcGATTTTGATCCGATCGCTTTCGAGTGTCGCACAAACCTTGACTCATTTCAGCTGGAAACCACTGTATGCAAACATTTAATCAATCACATTAAATGAACGTCAATTTGTTACCATTAAAGTTTCTCAAGTTTtgtcaaaatattaattaaacagATAATCTTTATTTGCGGTAGACATATATCTATGAACACAGAAGCAATTAACTAAACTTTATTGCGAGGCGCCAATTGAGGAAGCGCGTGTTTTACCGCAATAATAAACTTTAGTTTAGCAATGTGGCAACACCTAATTGACAAAAAAGACCCTTTAAAAGTTTCAAACCTTCACTTTACGaagtaaaaatgtaaaa of Drosophila nasuta strain 15112-1781.00 chromosome 3, ASM2355853v1, whole genome shotgun sequence contains these proteins:
- the LOC132793292 gene encoding LOW QUALITY PROTEIN: uncharacterized protein LOC132793292 (The sequence of the model RefSeq protein was modified relative to this genomic sequence to represent the inferred CDS: deleted 2 bases in 1 codon) gives rise to the protein MRTMSQKGLKHLIGLLAVIAILSDLPVAQAVRVGSPQQKLRIKDKQPDQTSAGSYWQQHVATPSSSTPFDSPFYSATHGLVQTHPSLTAGGPRPVPLSSNSLGSGAPPASPGVAANGKPSLTAGSGYLNSRGTLPTSARYPANKISGTVVEPNPKSPFRHLDFSTSATAELRRNPALSAPDECARACREGEPPRICYYHFTLEYYTVLGAACQVCTPNATNTVWSHCQCVLADGVERGILTANRMIPGPSIQVCENDKVVIDVENHMEGMEVTIHWHGIWQRGSQYYDGVPFVTQCPIQQGNTFRYQWTGNAGTHFWHAHTGLQKLDGLYGSVVVRQPPSRDPNSHLYDFDLTTHIMLISDWLHEDAAERYPGRLAVNTGQDPESMLINGKGQFRDPNTGFMTNTPLEIFTITPGRRYRFRMINAFASVCPAQVTIEGHGMTVIATDGEPVHPVDVNTIISFSGERYDFIITADQPVGAYWIQLRGLGECGIRRAQQLAILRYARGPYQPASAPPTYDVGIPQGVVMNPLDAQCNRQRNDAICVSQLKNALEIDRGILAEKPDVKIFLPFRFFVYRAEDLFQPNTYNRFLVAPTGDHVISLIDEISYLSAPAPLTSQFNEINPEQFCNGDNRPADCGPNCMCTHKIDIPLNAIVEVVLVDEVQQPNLSHPFHLHGYGFSVIGIGRSPDSTVKKINLKHALDLDRRGLLHRQYNLPPTKDTIAVPNNGYVVLRFRADNPGFWLFHCHFLFHIVIGMNLILQVGTNADLPPVPPGFPTCGDHTPPHTHIKLDPYKLLGSNCLKREQATKKKNNKQKKILNPLDAICDRKRTDAICVSNLKNAKKVDKSVLVERPDVKIFLPFRFYVYEPKTLFIPNTYNRFLVVPSGDHLTSLVDEISYISPPAPPLSQIDDIPPEYFCNGDNRPPNCGPNCECTHMVDIPLGAIVEVVLVDEVQQANLSHPFHLHGTAFYVVGLGRSPDKSIKKINLKHALELDRMGMLERDFSKPPLKDTIAVPNNGYVVMRFRADNPGYWLFHCHFLFHIVIGMNLVFHIGTQADLPPVPPKFPTCGDHVPPVTCKRCEILPRNSSHWKVKPAAQFNPLPFIVASDADHLISLIDEVSYIAPPSPLLSQYKDIPEEYYCNGDNRPADCGENCQCTHKIDIPLNAIVEVVLVDEVQQINISHPFHLHGTSFYVLGLGRSPDDNIKRMNLKHALDLDQRGMLERQYLKPSLKDTVAVPNNGYAVLRFRADNPGFWLFHCHFQYHIVIGMNLVFQVGTLKDLPPVPVNFPRCGNHLPPITPSSYW